A window of the Cannabis sativa cultivar Pink pepper isolate KNU-18-1 chromosome X, ASM2916894v1, whole genome shotgun sequence genome harbors these coding sequences:
- the LOC133031811 gene encoding agamous-like MADS-box protein AGL11 isoform X1, producing MGRGKIEIKRIENTTNRQVTFCKRRNGLLKKAYELSVLCDAEVALIVFSSRGRLYEYSNNNSIRSTIERYKKACSDSTGATSITEINAQYYQQESAKLRQQIQMLQNSNRHLMGDSLSSLSVKELKQLETRLERGITRIRSKKHEMLLADIEYLQKREMDLENENICLRSKISEIERIHQANNMVSGSEFNAIQALASSRNFFNPNLIEAAGTSFSHHQEKKMLHLG from the exons atgGGGAGAGGGAAGATAGAGATAAAGAGGATTGAGAACACAACAAATCGACAAGTGACATTCTGCAAGAGAAGAAATGGACTGTTAAAgaaagcttatgagttatctgTTCTCTGTGATGCTGAGGTTGCCCTCATTGTCTTCTCCAGTCGTGGTCGTCTCTATGAGTACTCCAACAACaa CAGCATAAGATCAACCATAGAAAGGTACAAGAAGGCATGTTCAGATAGCACAGGTGCAACTTCTATTACAGAGATAAATGCCCAG TACTACCAACAAGAATCGGCAAAACTGAGACAACAGATACAAATGCTGCAGAATTCCAATag GCACTTGATGGGAGATTCTTTAAGTTCACTTTCTGTGAAAGAACTAAAACAGCTAGAGACTAGACTCGAAAGAGGAATCACCAGAATCAGGTCCAAGAAG CATGAAATGTTACTGGCAGATATTGAGTACCTGCAGAAAAGG gaaaTGGACTTGGAAAACGAAAACATTTGTCTTCGAAGTAAG ATATCAGAGATTGAAAGGATTCATCAAGCCAACAATATGGTATCTGGGTCAGAGTTCAATGCTATTCAGGCATTAGCTTCTTCACGCAATTTCTTTAATCCTAATCTTATTGAGGCTGCTGGAACTTCCTTCTCTCATCACCAGGAGAAGAAAATGCTCCATCTTgg GTGA
- the LOC133031811 gene encoding agamous-like MADS-box protein AGL11 isoform X2, which produces MGRGKIEIKRIENTTNRQVTFCKRRNGLLKKAYELSVLCDAEVALIVFSSRGRLYEYSNNNIRSTIERYKKACSDSTGATSITEINAQYYQQESAKLRQQIQMLQNSNRHLMGDSLSSLSVKELKQLETRLERGITRIRSKKHEMLLADIEYLQKREMDLENENICLRSKISEIERIHQANNMVSGSEFNAIQALASSRNFFNPNLIEAAGTSFSHHQEKKMLHLG; this is translated from the exons atgGGGAGAGGGAAGATAGAGATAAAGAGGATTGAGAACACAACAAATCGACAAGTGACATTCTGCAAGAGAAGAAATGGACTGTTAAAgaaagcttatgagttatctgTTCTCTGTGATGCTGAGGTTGCCCTCATTGTCTTCTCCAGTCGTGGTCGTCTCTATGAGTACTCCAACAACaa CATAAGATCAACCATAGAAAGGTACAAGAAGGCATGTTCAGATAGCACAGGTGCAACTTCTATTACAGAGATAAATGCCCAG TACTACCAACAAGAATCGGCAAAACTGAGACAACAGATACAAATGCTGCAGAATTCCAATag GCACTTGATGGGAGATTCTTTAAGTTCACTTTCTGTGAAAGAACTAAAACAGCTAGAGACTAGACTCGAAAGAGGAATCACCAGAATCAGGTCCAAGAAG CATGAAATGTTACTGGCAGATATTGAGTACCTGCAGAAAAGG gaaaTGGACTTGGAAAACGAAAACATTTGTCTTCGAAGTAAG ATATCAGAGATTGAAAGGATTCATCAAGCCAACAATATGGTATCTGGGTCAGAGTTCAATGCTATTCAGGCATTAGCTTCTTCACGCAATTTCTTTAATCCTAATCTTATTGAGGCTGCTGGAACTTCCTTCTCTCATCACCAGGAGAAGAAAATGCTCCATCTTgg GTGA